A segment of the Sphingobacterium oryzagri genome:
AGTTGTATATCGGGATGTTGCTTGATGAGGCGATAAAGACGAAGCCTGTTTTCCATGTTTCCACCTAAAAAAGTGCCGTCTAAATCTGTCGCTAATAGCATCATATCATATTCCTTTCTAATAGTTTAAATTCTGAAGTTACAGGCATATGGTTATATAAAACCCGATATGCCGTATTGATAATTGGTAAATTAAGCCGCAGTTCTTTGGCCGTTTGGTACAATCCTTTAGTAGCGGCATAGCCCTCGGCCACCATAGACATGGCATTTTGCGATTGCTCCACACTGTAGCCTCGACCAATCAGCTCACCAAATGTTCGATTTCGGCTATGCGCGGAATAGGCCGTCACCAGTAAATCGCCCAAATAGCTCGAGCAAGCCATGCGGTTTCCAGCGACATACAACGCTTTTAACAGCAATTCCAGTTCGTAAATCGCATTGGAAACGAGCACCGCCATAAAGTTATCACCATACTGTTGACCTTTCGCCATACCACATACCAAGCCCACTACATTCTTGTAGATAGCCGCATATTCAACACCCCGCAAATCTTCAAAAAGATTGATAGCCAGGTATCTACTGGAAAAACAAGGCTTTAGTTTCTGCAGTAAGTCCTGGTTAGGTGAGCAAATCGTCATGTACGTCTTTTTATCCATCGCGATTTCCTCAGCATGGCAGGGCCCTGCTAAGATTGCCTGCTGGCGTTCTTCGATATGAAATACATCCGCCAGATAAGCCGAAGGCAACATGTTATTCTCGCCGACCGTACCCTTAATTGAGGTAAGTACATTTTTCCCCGCCATCAAATCGATATCAATACCGGCACACAATGTGGGAAAATGAGCACTTGGAATAACAAATAAAAGTGTGGAAGATTGTTGAATAACGTGTGGGAGATCGTCAGAAGCAGTTACATAGTGCGTATCGAGCTTTACAAAATTTAAGTAATCTGGGTTTCGCCCGGTGTCATTAATGGCCTCTACCTGTACCAGCCGACGCAAATACCAGGTAACATGCACCTTATTTTCTGTCAAGATTTTTACTAAAGCCGTAGCCCAACTGCCACCGCCTATTACACTTATTTCTGTCAAATCGCTTTCGTTTATTTGGGCTAAAGGTAGGTTGTTCAGCAGCCCTATTATCTAATACGATACAAATATAGTTAAAATAAACTAATAAGCAAAATAAAATTCATAAATTAGTAAATTATTCAAGCTGATCTATTGGTCGCTGCCCCCAACAGCGCTTTCCCTAACGCGGCTTAACGACGGAAATCGTCACGCGCTTCTTTTCGCTATTATTTTTTGATCGCGCAGCGGAAGGATAAGGATCAAGCGCTAATATACGCAGCACGTAGCCGTTGAAAAGAGCCGTGCTTTGATATCCTTTTTGCGGAACAGCCGCTGTTGCCAACGTAATATGTTGTGGCCGCGTGTACGTACCGGTGACCGTGAGATCGACCACAGCTACACCAGCCCAAATACAGTGGACACCTTCCGGGCAGCGGCTATCTTCTTCCACACGATCGAAGTATACGTTAAACTGCTCTTCGTTTAAAAACAGGCTTTCACCCGCTCTCAGGTACACGATGGTACTGTCCGCATCCGTTCGTGCAATCGGACTAGTTTTTACCGTGCGACAAGACCACAGCCATACGGCACTAAGCAGGAGCATAAAAAAGCGAACCATAAAAAATGTTGCAAAACTTACGGATAACTAATCAAAAATATAGCCAGCAATCAGGGAAAAACCTCATTTATAGTAAAAAAGATAACAAAACAGGTATACTATTGCATTTATGAAAAACTTAAATAAATTTTTATTTTAGAATTATATCCCTATACTTGTAGCGTATACTTTAGGGGTGTCTGCTTAGCAGGCTGAGATTTTACCCTTGGAACCTGATCTAGTTCATACTAGCGGAGGGAAAAGTAAGACCACATCTTTTCGGACTTTCTTCAGTCTGCTGTTGGCATATCCTAAAGTACTTTACTAAAAATACGGAGGATATGCAGATTACCATCAACAAAAAAATTCACCATTTAACGGAACCCTACCCCTTGTCTTTACAAGAGGCACTTCATCTATTAGTTCCTGATTTAAAGGCGAAAGGCATTGCCGTTGCGCTTAATGACCAGGTCGTGCCACGCACCTTATGGTCTGAAACACCTATTGCAGACCAAGCAGACTTATTGATAATCACCGCTACACAAGGCGGATAACTCCTGTTATGATGAATACACAAGAACAAAACATTTCTACAAAACCGTTTCCAAACGCGAAGAAGGTTTATGTAGCCGGAACACAATTTCCTATCCAGGTCGCTATGCGCGAGATCCAATTAGACAATACGCGCCTTAGTAACGGTCAGCAGGAAGAAAATGAGCCGGTGACCGTTTACGACACGTCAGGACCTTACACCGATTCCGCTTTCACAGTTGATATACGCAAAGGTCTTCCGCGCCTGCGCGAATCGTGGATAAGCGAGCGCCAAGACATCGACGAACTGCCATCCATCAGCTCCAGCTACGGGCGCGAGCGTCTTGCCGACAGCGCATTAGACAGCCTACGCTTTGACTATCAACACCGGCCAAAGCGCGCCAGGCAAGGGCAAAATGTGAGCCAGCTGCATTACGCCAAGCAAGGCATCATTACCGCCGAGATGGAGTACATTGCCATCCGGGAAAACCAACGCGTGGCGGCTGCGCACGACCCTGAAAATCCGCTGCACATGCAGCATGAGGGCCACAGCTTTGGCGCGAATACACCAAAATCCGCTATCACGCCCGAGTTTGTACGCCAGGAAGTTGCTGCCGGGCGCGCCATCATTCCGAGCAACATCAACCACCCGGAATGCGAACCGATGATTATTGGTCGAAATTTTCTGGTGAAGATTAATGCAAATATCGGCAACAGTGCTGTGACATCCAGCATCGAAGAAGAAGTAGAAAAAGCGGTATGGGCCTGCCGATGGGGCGCAGATACCATTATGGATCTTTCTACAGGCAAAAACATCCACGAAACACGCGAATGGATCCTCCGCAATTCACCCGTACCGATCGGTACAGTGCCCATCTATCAGGCGTTGGAAAAAGTAAATGGTATTGCTGAAAACCTGACCTGGGAAATTTTTAAAGATACCCTGATCGAACAGGCCGAACAAGGCGTCTCCTATTTTACGATACATGCAGGTGTATTGTTGCGCTACATCCATCTCACGGCCAAACGGGTGACCGGCATTGTGTCACGCGGTGGCTCGATCATGGCCAAGTGGTGCCTTTTCCATCATCAGGAAAATTTCCTGTATACGCATTTCGAAGAAATATGCGAAATTATGAAGCAGTATGACGTCTCCTTTTCACTTGGCGATGGCCTGCGCCCCGGTGCAATTGCCGACGCCAATGATGCGGCGCAATTTGCCGAGTTGGAAACGCTGGGCGAGCTCACCAAAATCGCTTGGAAACATGATGTGCAAGTGATGGTTGAAGGACCGGGACATGTGCCGATGCATATGATTAAAGAAAACATGGATAAGCAATTGGAAGCCTGTGATGAAGCTCCTTTTTATACGTTAGGACCACTCACAACCGATATTGCGCCCGGTTACGATCATATCACTTCTGCCATTGGTGCTGCGATGATCGGTTGGTACGGTTGTGCAATGCTCTGCTATGTCACGCCGAAAGAACACCTTGGCCTACCAAATAAAAAAGATGTTAAAGATGGCGTCATCACCTACAAGATAGCCGCCCACGCGGCAGATTTGGCCAAAGGTCACCCCGGTGCGCAATACCGTGATAATGCGCTCAGTAAAGCGCGATTTGAATTTCGCTGGGAAGATCAATTTAACTTATCGCTCGATCCGGATACCGCACGGGAGTTTCACGATGAAACGCTTCCGGCAGACGGTGCTAAAGTAGCCCATTTCTGCTCGATGTGTGGCCCTAAATTTTGCTCCATGAAGATCACCCAGGAAATTCGGGATACCGTCGCCGAAGGATTTTCAGAGAAATCGGCCGAGTTCATTGAAAAGGGAAAAGAGATCTATCTCTAATTACTATGCGCATCATTACGCTGCCTTACCCGGATAACCGCGAAATCGCGATACTCAAAGACTTGCTCAACAGCCTGGACGTGTGGGTTCACCTGCGAAAACCAACGTTGCCGATAGACGACCTCCGCAAATACCTACAGCAGTTTACGGCTGTAGAGCGTTCGCGCATGCTGCTGCATGAACACGCGGCACTTGCTGTAGAATACGACATGCCGCATATACATCATACGGCGCAACAACGTCGCGATTGGAGCAAAACAGCGGGTCTGAATAGCGCGCGCGTAATTGCCAGCACGTCCACACACAGTTGGGCAGACTTTAATGGATTGCCAGCCTGCTATCGTGCTGCGTTTATCAGTCCCATCTTTCCGAGCATTTCAAAGTCTGGTTATGGCGCAGACGAGCAAATTCCGCTATTGGGGCGCAGCAATATGCATACAGAGGCGGTAGCATTAGGAGGCATCAGCAGCCGATCCATACCAGACCTGGAAGGCAGCGATTTTCAAGATTTTGCGCTTTGTGGAGCCTTCTGGCAGGCAGCGCATCCGCTGGTCGAAGCCAAACGTTGCCAGGAGATTTTTAAACTTTTCAGAAAAACAAGAGCATGAGTCTTTCTAAACTACAATATATCACCTCGGGTTCCGAGCCGGCTCAACACTATGAACAAAGCTGCAAAGCGCTGGATTGCGGAATCAACTGGATACAATTGCGTATAAAACATGGCCGTGAAGCGACGATCTTAAGCATCGCTGAAAAGATTATGCAACGCAAGGCAAACTACGATTTTACCTTGGTGATCAATGATCATCCGCATATCGCCAAATCCATAGATGCTGATGGCGTGCACCTGGGCTTAGCCGATACCTCGATTGCCGAAGCGCGCCAAATTTTGGGCCCCGATAAGTTGGTTGGCGGCACCGCAAATACGCTGGCACACGTCCTTCAACGTGCCGAAGAGCGCTGCGACTACATCGGCTTAGGGCCATTACGCTATACGCAAACCAAAGAAAAATTGAGTCCTATTTTAGGGTTTTCAGGTTATGCAGCGATTTTTGAACAATTAAAAGACTTGGACAATATACCGCCTATTTTTGCGATCGGCGGCATTTTACACAGCGATATTGCAGCGCTTACCCGCATGGGAATTTACGGCGTTGCCCTGTCGAAATCGCTACAGGATAACTTTGACCAACCTGCAGCTATACAACAAATAACATCAGCCTTATGAAAGACACGTTAACCATAGCCGGTAAAACATTTGATTCGAGATTGTTTTTAGGAACCGGAAAATTTGGCTCGCCCGACATGATGCGGCAAGCGATCAACGCGGCACAAACCGAAATGGTAACCGTAGCGCTCAAACGCGTAGATTTTGAAACCAATACCGACGAACTGCTTGAAAGCATCCCGCAGGAAAAAATACAGCTATTGCCAAACACCTCGGGCGCCAGAACGGCCAAAGAAGCCATCCTGGCTGCCGAGTTGGCACGCGAAGCATTGGAAACCAACTGGGTAAAACTGGAGATCCATCCTGATCCTAAATATTTACTGCCCGATCCGATTGAAACCCTCATGGCCTGCGAATCGCTCGCAAAATCGGGCTTTATCGTCTTGCCTTACATCCATGCAGACCCTGTCCTTTGTAAGCGCCTGGAAAATGCAGGAACTGCGGCCGTAATGCCTCTAGGCTCACCTATAGGCAGCAATCAAGGATTAAAAACGCTTGATTTTCTGGAGATTATTATCGCACAAAGCACGGTTCCCGTAATTGTTGATGCCGGTATCGGCGCGCCTTCTGACGCTGCCAAAGCCATGGAGATCGGTGCAGATGCCGTATTGGTTAATACCGCCATTGCGACAGCGATAGATCCCGTACAAATAGCCGCGGCCTTTGCGATGGCCGTTACTGCTGGCCGCATGGCCTTTAACATCGGTTTGCAGCAACGCGTAGGACATGCACAAGCCAGCAGTCCGTTAACTAATTTTTTAGCACAAGATTACGACGATGCAAAAATCATTTAAGCCGCTATTCGAGCAATACGACTGGTCGGCCGTGCAACAGCGTATAGCACGTTGCAACGCAGCGGATGTGGAACGATCGTTAAACAAAAAGACGCGGGATTTGTCGGATTTTCTCGTGTTCTTATCCCCCGCAGCAAAACCTTATCTGGAGCAAATGGCTGTCTTATCACAGCAGTCCACCATTCAACGTTTTGGCAAGAATATCCAGCTGTATGCGCCGCTGTATCTGAGTAACGAATGCCAGAATATCTGTACCTATTGTGGCTTTAGCATGGACAACAAAATCAGAAGGCGCACACTGAGCGATGCAGAAATTATCCTGGAAGCGCAAGCGCTGCGTGCTATGGGTTTTCAACATGTGCTCCTGGTATCTGGCGAAGCCAACCACAGCGTCAACACCGCGTATTTCCTGAATGCATTACGGCTTATTCGCCCCATTTTTGCACAAATATCTATTGAGGTACAACCGCTTAGCGTCGAAGAGTATATCGCGCTGCAACAGGCACATGTGAATGCCGTGTTGGTGTATCAGGAAACCTACCACCAGGAAGTATACAAAAACTACCATCCGAAAGGAAAAAAATCAAACTTTCATTACCGGCTTGACACGCCAGATCGCATCGGCGAAGCAGGTATGCACAAAATTGGGCTTGGCGTTTTGCTTGGGCTGGAAGATTGGCGCGTGGACAGCTTTTTTAATGCCCTGCACATCGAATACCTGCAAAAAACCTACTGGAAAACAAAATATGCGGTTTCTTTTCCCAGGTTGCGCCCCGCCGAGGGTGTAGAGAAAGCAAATTTTATGATGGAAGATGCCGACTTACTGCAATTGATCTGTGCTTATCGCCTTTGGAACCCCGATCTCGAACTTTCGCTATCCACACGCGAGCATGAAATGTTTAGAAACCACGTGATTCCACTTGGCATAACGACGATGAGCGCTGGCTCCAAAACCAACCCAGGCGGCTATGTGGTAGAGCCAGACTCTTTGGAGCAATTTGAGATAAGCGATGAACGGCCAGTCGAACTGATCGTTGACCGTATTCGTGCAGTTGGATACCAACCGGTATGGAAAGATTGGCAAACAGAATATACAGGATAAAAAATGAAGCTCAGCAAAGAACAGATCATACGTTACAAAAAACATATATCCCTGCCAGAAATCGGTATTGCCGGGCAGGTTAAAATTAAGCAGGCCAAAGTGCTGCTCGTGGGGGCCGGCGGATTGGGATCACCAATAGCGCTATACCTCGCTGGCGCTGGTGTCGGAACGATTGCTTGTGTAGATTTTGACCGTGTAGAAATACACAATTTACATAGACAGGTAGCGCACACGGAAAAGACCATTGGCATGCCCAAAGTATACAGCCTGCAGAAACAGCTGGAGCAGTTAAATTCAGACATTATTTTTACACCGATTCAAGCACAACTGACCGTCGAGAATGTAACCAGACTAATTTACGATTATGACATCGTCATTGATGGTTGTGATAATTTTGAAACACGCTACGTCGTCAACGACGCCTGCGCAGCACAACAAAAACCGCTGGTGTACGGCAGCGTGCTCAACTTTGAAATTCAACTCGCCGTATTCAATTACCTCGGATCGAAAGATCTGCGTGCCATCTTTCCCGAAGCACCGGCAGCAGCCGATGTACCTAGCTGCGATTTGAATGGCGTGATGAGCAGCACGCCCGGCATACTCGGATTGATGATGGCGCAGGAATGTCTGAAATTACTGCTGGGGCTGCCAGTCTTACACAATCAATGGTTAATCATGGATACACTGAATTGGACCATTAAAAAGATACGCTTCTAGCTACTTTTGTAAAAAAATGGTTAGAAAAATGCATTAGTTCACCAAAATTTGAACAAAGGTTGTCTAATTCTATTTTAATCGTTATCTTTAGGTAACCTTATTAGCTTCCATATGTTTACGAAACTAATCGCCATTGACAACCAACTGATCGGCACCGTCCATTTCCACGCTTTTGTAGTAAATCTTGGAGGCGATGATGTGGGTTTTGCCCTTTTTATGAACGATCTACCCGATCCACTGCTGTATTTTAGTAAAGAGGGTACAGATCAGGTAAATTTTACCATCGATAATCAACAATTTCTATGGATCGTTAAGAACAGCAAGTTTACGCGAGAAGATCGCAAGAGATTTTATGATCAATTTGAATTTTTTCTGCGGGCTATGGAACAGCGGGCGAAAGCGTACCTCTTTAAAAATTCTACGGTACAGTATATTTCGAACTCGCGAGATATCATCCGGTACAAAAATTATTATATAACAGCGAGTGTCGATATGATGCAAAACGCCTAGACAGGCCTATTGGTCGACAATTTTTAGTATATTTGATTGGCTTTAGGGGTATTCTGTAAAGAATTGAGATAGTCCCTTTGAACCTGATACGGTTAATACCGGCGTAGGGAAAAGCGTTTACGAAAGAACTATTTTTTTACCATGACTTTCGCTAAACCTCCCTCCGCTCCCTCTGGCCATCACATTTTTAATAGCATACGAATGGAGCAGCAAATCAGCGATCTTTTACACGAACTGCGGCGCGTCGCACCGCTGGTTCACAACATGACCAATTACGTAGCCATGAACAATACGGCCAATGCTTTACTAGCTATTGGTGCATCACCTGTTATGGTACATAGCCGAGCAGAAATAAAGGAGGTACTTGAAATAAGCCAATCTTTAGTCATCAATATCGGAACACTGGATGAAAATGCTGCCGAAACGATGCTTTTTGCCGCCAAAACAGCCAAGAGCCTCGGTTGCCCCTGGGTACTAGATCCCGTCGGGGCGGGCATTTCGAAATTAAGAAACGAGTTACTGACCGACTTATTGGCACAAGAGCCAACTGCTATACGCGGAAACGCTTCTGAAATTTTAGCCCTGGACAATTTTTCAGCATCTAGCAGCAAAGGTGTAGATAGTACGGCCGATAGTCAGGATGCTTTTACAGCGGGGCGCAATATACAACGCGCATATGGCAGTCAGGTTTGTATCTCCGGCGCAACGGATTATATTTTAGGCGATAAAGCCTGGGTAGAAGTGAAAAACGGTAGTCCGTTAATGGCAAAAGTGACCGCACTAGGCTGCACCGCTTCTGCGATTGTCGGCGCCTTCCTAGGTCTCCGCAAAAATCCTTTTGAAGAGGCGGTGGCTGGCGTGAGCGTCTTGAGTTTAGCCGGCGAAATAGCCGCGCTGCATGCAGATGGCCCCGGCACATTGCAGGTGAATCTCTACGATACGCTGTATAATCTGTCTGCAGATGCTTTAAATCTCGATCTTCAAATCAGCGAGCATGCCTACTCATCCTAACTTTCCTTTCCCGCTTTATCTGGTTATTTCCGAGCGAGATTGCCTGGATAAGCCTTGGTTGTGGGTGGCCGAGCAAGCCATTTTGGGTGGCGTGGATATCATACAGCTACGTGAAAAAGAAAGTCCTTACGCGGAATTTCTAGCCAAGGCACACGCATTAAAACAGCTCTGCGATCAACACCGGGTGCCGCTGGTAATCAACGATCAGGTAGCAATCGCGCTGGAAATAGGCGCCTGGGGCGTCCACGTTGGGCAATCGGACATGTCGCCTTCAGCCGTTAGAAAGATCGCAGGCGATAAACTGAACATTGGCTGGTCGTTGGAAGACGACGCTCAACTACAAAGTGCAGAATTTGGCTATGTCGACCAGCTTGGGGTCAGTCCTATTTTCGCAACAGCGACCAAAACCGATACCATTACCGAATGGGGAATTGCGGGCTTACGTGATTTACGACGGCAAACAGATAAGCCATTAATAGCGATCGGACAAATGAATTTTCAAACCGCGGGACGAGCGTGGCACGCCGGAGCGAATAGCGTAGCGGTCGTTTCCGCCATTTGCCAGGCTGTTGACCCGCAAGAAGCCAGTAAACAATTAAAAGAACAACTGCAATGACCTTACAACGAACCGAGCGCATACACACGGTGCTGAGCATCGCCGGATTTGACGGCAGCGGTGGCGCTGGCATACAAGCTGATACCAAGACTGTATCGGCCCTTGGATGCTACGCGATGAACGTCTTAACGGCGCTTCCGGTGCAAAATACACAAGGTGTGCGCACGATTTATGATATTCCAACACAAGCGGTACAAGATCAATTAGAAACCATCTTCGACGATATTTACCCCGATAGCATCAAAATAGGCATGGTGCATAGTGTAGCGTTGGTGCGCTGCATTGCCAATTTTCTTCGCGACTACAAAGGGTCGATCGTTTTTGATCCGGTGATGGTATCAACCAGCGGACACCGGCTAATCCAGGAGGAAACGATACAAGCCTGTATCGAAGAATTGTTTCCGTTGGCAACGCTCATCACCCCAAATTTGGATGAGGTGAGTGTCCTGGTGAATAGTAACATCACAACGCTTGAGCAGATGGCTATGGCGGGTACAAAAATTCTTTCCCTAGGATCGAAAGCCGTGCTTGTGAAGGGCGGACACTTGGAGAGCGACGTACTGACTAATGTGTTGGTGCAGGTAGACGCAGAAACGAAACAGTATAGTTCTGCACGAATCGATACGCAAAACACGCACGGATCGGGCTGTACACTTTCCTCGGCTATTGCGAGCTACCTGTCGCAAGGAATCCTGTTAGAACCTGCAGTAGAAATGGGGTTGCACTATGTATATCAGGCCATCGCCGAAAGTAGCCAGATCCGGATCGGTCAGGGTAATGGCCCTTTAAATCATTTTTTTAATCCACAAAAGCTTATACGACATGAAATGGACAGCTAACGCCTGGCAAACGATAACACCTGTTTTAAACCGGATTTTTGACATGCCATTTATCCAGGAATTGCAGGCCGGAACTTTAGCGCTTGACAAGTTTCAATTTTATATGTTGCAGGATGCTAAATACCTGGAACATTTTGGGCGGGTATTGGCTTATCTGGGCAGTAAGTGTGAAGACAATACACAGGCGCTGGACTTCTTTGAGTTTGGAAAAAATGCATTGATTGTAGAAAAGGCCCTGCATGAAACCTATTTTATGCAGTTTGGATTGGTCGAACAGCCCAGCACAGCCATCGAGCCTGTTTGCCACCACTATATCCATTTTTTAAAAAGCACCGCTGCTTTTGAGCCGCTGGAAATCGCTGTTGCTGCCGTCCTCCCCTGCTTCTGGATATACCAGGTGGTAGGCGATGTCATCTACAGTAAACAAACTGACGCGGCCAACAATCCATATGCCGC
Coding sequences within it:
- the thiC gene encoding phosphomethylpyrimidine synthase ThiC: MNTQEQNISTKPFPNAKKVYVAGTQFPIQVAMREIQLDNTRLSNGQQEENEPVTVYDTSGPYTDSAFTVDIRKGLPRLRESWISERQDIDELPSISSSYGRERLADSALDSLRFDYQHRPKRARQGQNVSQLHYAKQGIITAEMEYIAIRENQRVAAAHDPENPLHMQHEGHSFGANTPKSAITPEFVRQEVAAGRAIIPSNINHPECEPMIIGRNFLVKINANIGNSAVTSSIEEEVEKAVWACRWGADTIMDLSTGKNIHETREWILRNSPVPIGTVPIYQALEKVNGIAENLTWEIFKDTLIEQAEQGVSYFTIHAGVLLRYIHLTAKRVTGIVSRGGSIMAKWCLFHHQENFLYTHFEEICEIMKQYDVSFSLGDGLRPGAIADANDAAQFAELETLGELTKIAWKHDVQVMVEGPGHVPMHMIKENMDKQLEACDEAPFYTLGPLTTDIAPGYDHITSAIGAAMIGWYGCAMLCYVTPKEHLGLPNKKDVKDGVITYKIAAHAADLAKGHPGAQYRDNALSKARFEFRWEDQFNLSLDPDTAREFHDETLPADGAKVAHFCSMCGPKFCSMKITQEIRDTVAEGFSEKSAEFIEKGKEIYL
- the tenA gene encoding thiaminase II; amino-acid sequence: MKWTANAWQTITPVLNRIFDMPFIQELQAGTLALDKFQFYMLQDAKYLEHFGRVLAYLGSKCEDNTQALDFFEFGKNALIVEKALHETYFMQFGLVEQPSTAIEPVCHHYIHFLKSTAAFEPLEIAVAAVLPCFWIYQVVGDVIYSKQTDAANNPYAAWIATYSGDDFAKSVELAKNYVDEMAARTTADLRDRMLQAFVAASQLEFLFWDAAYDKKSWMPI
- the thiM gene encoding hydroxyethylthiazole kinase, which translates into the protein MEQQISDLLHELRRVAPLVHNMTNYVAMNNTANALLAIGASPVMVHSRAEIKEVLEISQSLVINIGTLDENAAETMLFAAKTAKSLGCPWVLDPVGAGISKLRNELLTDLLAQEPTAIRGNASEILALDNFSASSSKGVDSTADSQDAFTAGRNIQRAYGSQVCISGATDYILGDKAWVEVKNGSPLMAKVTALGCTASAIVGAFLGLRKNPFEEAVAGVSVLSLAGEIAALHADGPGTLQVNLYDTLYNLSADALNLDLQISEHAYSS
- a CDS encoding thiamine phosphate synthase, with translation MRIITLPYPDNREIAILKDLLNSLDVWVHLRKPTLPIDDLRKYLQQFTAVERSRMLLHEHAALAVEYDMPHIHHTAQQRRDWSKTAGLNSARVIASTSTHSWADFNGLPACYRAAFISPIFPSISKSGYGADEQIPLLGRSNMHTEAVALGGISSRSIPDLEGSDFQDFALCGAFWQAAHPLVEAKRCQEIFKLFRKTRA
- a CDS encoding HesA/MoeB/ThiF family protein yields the protein MKLSKEQIIRYKKHISLPEIGIAGQVKIKQAKVLLVGAGGLGSPIALYLAGAGVGTIACVDFDRVEIHNLHRQVAHTEKTIGMPKVYSLQKQLEQLNSDIIFTPIQAQLTVENVTRLIYDYDIVIDGCDNFETRYVVNDACAAQQKPLVYGSVLNFEIQLAVFNYLGSKDLRAIFPEAPAAADVPSCDLNGVMSSTPGILGLMMAQECLKLLLGLPVLHNQWLIMDTLNWTIKKIRF
- the thiS gene encoding sulfur carrier protein ThiS; protein product: MQITINKKIHHLTEPYPLSLQEALHLLVPDLKAKGIAVALNDQVVPRTLWSETPIADQADLLIITATQGG
- the thiH gene encoding 2-iminoacetate synthase ThiH encodes the protein MQKSFKPLFEQYDWSAVQQRIARCNAADVERSLNKKTRDLSDFLVFLSPAAKPYLEQMAVLSQQSTIQRFGKNIQLYAPLYLSNECQNICTYCGFSMDNKIRRRTLSDAEIILEAQALRAMGFQHVLLVSGEANHSVNTAYFLNALRLIRPIFAQISIEVQPLSVEEYIALQQAHVNAVLVYQETYHQEVYKNYHPKGKKSNFHYRLDTPDRIGEAGMHKIGLGVLLGLEDWRVDSFFNALHIEYLQKTYWKTKYAVSFPRLRPAEGVEKANFMMEDADLLQLICAYRLWNPDLELSLSTREHEMFRNHVIPLGITTMSAGSKTNPGGYVVEPDSLEQFEISDERPVELIVDRIRAVGYQPVWKDWQTEYTG
- the thiE gene encoding thiamine phosphate synthase, with the protein product MPTHPNFPFPLYLVISERDCLDKPWLWVAEQAILGGVDIIQLREKESPYAEFLAKAHALKQLCDQHRVPLVINDQVAIALEIGAWGVHVGQSDMSPSAVRKIAGDKLNIGWSLEDDAQLQSAEFGYVDQLGVSPIFATATKTDTITEWGIAGLRDLRRQTDKPLIAIGQMNFQTAGRAWHAGANSVAVVSAICQAVDPQEASKQLKEQLQ
- a CDS encoding NAD(P)H-dependent glycerol-3-phosphate dehydrogenase → MTEISVIGGGSWATALVKILTENKVHVTWYLRRLVQVEAINDTGRNPDYLNFVKLDTHYVTASDDLPHVIQQSSTLLFVIPSAHFPTLCAGIDIDLMAGKNVLTSIKGTVGENNMLPSAYLADVFHIEERQQAILAGPCHAEEIAMDKKTYMTICSPNQDLLQKLKPCFSSRYLAINLFEDLRGVEYAAIYKNVVGLVCGMAKGQQYGDNFMAVLVSNAIYELELLLKALYVAGNRMACSSYLGDLLVTAYSAHSRNRTFGELIGRGYSVEQSQNAMSMVAEGYAATKGLYQTAKELRLNLPIINTAYRVLYNHMPVTSEFKLLERNMI
- a CDS encoding thiazole synthase: MKDTLTIAGKTFDSRLFLGTGKFGSPDMMRQAINAAQTEMVTVALKRVDFETNTDELLESIPQEKIQLLPNTSGARTAKEAILAAELAREALETNWVKLEIHPDPKYLLPDPIETLMACESLAKSGFIVLPYIHADPVLCKRLENAGTAAVMPLGSPIGSNQGLKTLDFLEIIIAQSTVPVIVDAGIGAPSDAAKAMEIGADAVLVNTAIATAIDPVQIAAAFAMAVTAGRMAFNIGLQQRVGHAQASSPLTNFLAQDYDDAKII
- a CDS encoding thiamine phosphate synthase — translated: MSLSKLQYITSGSEPAQHYEQSCKALDCGINWIQLRIKHGREATILSIAEKIMQRKANYDFTLVINDHPHIAKSIDADGVHLGLADTSIAEARQILGPDKLVGGTANTLAHVLQRAEERCDYIGLGPLRYTQTKEKLSPILGFSGYAAIFEQLKDLDNIPPIFAIGGILHSDIAALTRMGIYGVALSKSLQDNFDQPAAIQQITSAL
- the thiD gene encoding bifunctional hydroxymethylpyrimidine kinase/phosphomethylpyrimidine kinase gives rise to the protein MTLQRTERIHTVLSIAGFDGSGGAGIQADTKTVSALGCYAMNVLTALPVQNTQGVRTIYDIPTQAVQDQLETIFDDIYPDSIKIGMVHSVALVRCIANFLRDYKGSIVFDPVMVSTSGHRLIQEETIQACIEELFPLATLITPNLDEVSVLVNSNITTLEQMAMAGTKILSLGSKAVLVKGGHLESDVLTNVLVQVDAETKQYSSARIDTQNTHGSGCTLSSAIASYLSQGILLEPAVEMGLHYVYQAIAESSQIRIGQGNGPLNHFFNPQKLIRHEMDS